One Scleropages formosus chromosome 8, fSclFor1.1, whole genome shotgun sequence DNA window includes the following coding sequences:
- the LOC108937206 gene encoding fibrous sheath-interacting protein 2-like, whose product MSLTDKNSKIQLSPDSSNLFELPLGRKVHVRPKEHCVLHTTRLCKRLFMQKSDFDLSDPNGFRMTSAYNCLHDPNLRRYLYRRDLHRHLIDDGFITEDDKVICSPTEFNKFKDYLAEVQLGWDLKFKMEQKKIVHAFLVQQEQGKITADESLSELIETLLCRGQMYFRNQEEATRERAFQRLWKDDDSSVLKLPKISEKNSLTSLFDEDEMVWKVKGRMMLEEIVKEVQRELRIERQKTMDTQTREKQKQELHGKKSTPQVERKSIFLEAIKKPRDVMDTGTLGSAPSERRPSLQKLKPLPKIKMTKIGSFEDDMETAERTQHSPSHTMVHTGTLDSEPFQRRLGIQKLKPLPKIKMSTASSSEKVTVTAAHTHCSHTMYSVATPETLTATSSWLTPVSNLQPSRDQLETTVENLVDSIMDYQFPYSYECTPSNEMN is encoded by the exons ATGTCACTGACTGATAAG AACAGCAAAATCCAGCTTTCTCCAGACTCTTCAAACCTCTTCGAGTTGCCACTAGGTAGGAAAGTCCACGTCAGGCCGAAAGAGCACTGCGTCCTCCACACCACTCGTCTCTGTAAAAGG TTATTCATGCAGAAGAGTGACTTTGATTTATCGGACCCAAATGGCTTCCGAATGACCTCGGCGTACAACTGCCTCCACGACCCCAACCTGAGGAGATATTTGTATCGCAGAGATTTGCACAGGCACCTTATTGATGACGGCTTCATCACAGAAGATGACAAA gtgATATGTTCCCCGACAGAATTCAACAAGTTTAAGGACTATTTGGCTGAAGTACAGCTAGGTTGGGATCTCAAATTTAAGATGGAGCAG AAAAAAATAGTGCACGCATTCCTGGTTCAGCAAGAGCAGGGGAAGATCACTGCAGATGAGAGTTTATCTGAGCTAATAGAGACACTGCTGTGTAGAGGACAGATGTACTTTAGAAATCAGGAGGAGGCTACTAGGGAGAG GGCCTTCCAAAGGCTGTGGAAAGATGATGATTCCTCAGTGCTGAAGCTTCCCAAAATAAGTGAAAAGAACAGCTTGACGTCCTTATTCGATGAGGATGAAATG GTGTGGAAAGTAAAAGGACGTATGATGCTGGAGGAGATCGTAAAGGAGGTGCAGAGGGAACTGCGGATTGAGCGTCAAAAGACGATGGACACGCAGACTAGGGAAAAACAG AAACAAGAGTTGCATGGCAAGAAGTCGACGCCTCAAGTGGAAAGGAAGAGTATTTTTCTTGAAGCCATAAAAAAGCCAAGAGATG TGATGGACACTGGCACTTTGGGCTCTGCACCATCTGAGCGAAGACCTTCCCTCCAGAAGTTGAAGCCACTTCCCAAGATAAAAATG ACTAAAATTGGTTCCTTTGAAGACGACATGGAGACGGCTGAACGCACACAGCACAGTCCCAGTCACACCA TGGTTCACACTGGTACTTTGGATTCTGAACCATTTCAGAGAAGACTGGGCATCCAGAAGCTGAAGCCACTTCCCAAGATAAAGATG AGTACAGCCAGTTCTTCTGAAAAGGTCACGGTaactgctgcacacacacactgtagccATACCATGT ACTCTGTTGCTACACCCGAGACCTTGACGGCAACCAGTTCCTGGCTCACTCCTGTCAGTAATCTGCAGCCTTCCAGGGACCAACTGGAAACAACAGTAGAAAATTTGGTGGACAGCATCATGGACTATCAGTTCCCCTATTCTTACGAGTGCACACCATCAAATGAGATGAATTAA